In Mycolicibacterium mucogenicum DSM 44124, the following are encoded in one genomic region:
- a CDS encoding nuclear transport factor 2 family protein, with the protein MTHAWEEALANHDVEALLACYAPDAILESPVAAHILGGPGVCRGHEELRSFLTEVVARTPDERHYYRAGFFTDGHRATWEYPRETPDGQQMDFVEVMEIEHGLIQAHRVYWGWRGVEILASDGYYR; encoded by the coding sequence GTGACGCATGCGTGGGAAGAAGCGCTGGCGAACCACGATGTCGAGGCCCTGTTGGCTTGCTACGCACCGGACGCCATCCTGGAAAGCCCGGTGGCAGCGCACATCTTGGGCGGGCCTGGGGTGTGTCGGGGCCATGAGGAGCTCAGATCTTTCCTGACCGAGGTGGTGGCACGTACCCCGGACGAGCGGCACTACTACCGCGCCGGATTCTTCACCGACGGCCACCGCGCCACCTGGGAGTATCCCCGCGAGACACCGGACGGCCAGCAGATGGATTTTGTCGAGGTAATGGAGATCGAGCACGGATTGATCCAGGCTCATCGCGTCTACTGGGGTTGGCGCGGAGTCGAGATCCTGGCCAGCGATGGCTACTACCGATGA
- a CDS encoding cytochrome P450, giving the protein MISILGDARGIPSSLAVVDPRGANNVNIDLKNRAHWLMGYGLPRATLKLLARRGDPFAQLLLDDGQHDRAYDLIEQIRRQGRMAPAFGGNALVTADLQITRETLRDNRFRTAKPYDRSPFRTIQRLFEKTNPRVINPVEPPSLLMVDEPDHARLRRLVSRAFTPKATDGLRHRIHDVADRLLNELDDGSGECDLAVAYASRIPIEIIADMLGIPRAEAPYLYEMGEAISKLITTTAPSWRNFQTAVAALRELEGYLAAHIERLRGASADDSILAAVVQDTELSDFEVRTFAGLLLGAGFLTTAHQFGNAVVALLNHPDQLARLQAHPEGWPNAVEEILRYDSVSQIGVRVATEDVLVDGYPVQKGTAVFQLLAGANRDPAVFERPDQFDTARANARDHVSFGTGSHVCLGAPLARMELQIGLEALFARFPNLALAGTPATNDSTLLRGISYLPVSLAPAPVSPG; this is encoded by the coding sequence ATGATTTCGATCCTGGGAGATGCGCGCGGCATTCCGTCTAGCCTGGCGGTAGTCGATCCGCGGGGGGCGAACAACGTGAATATCGATCTGAAGAACCGGGCGCACTGGCTGATGGGGTATGGGCTCCCCCGCGCGACACTGAAACTGCTCGCGCGCCGGGGCGACCCGTTCGCGCAACTCCTCCTTGATGACGGTCAACATGATCGCGCGTACGACCTGATCGAGCAGATTCGCCGGCAAGGACGAATGGCGCCGGCATTCGGCGGCAACGCCCTGGTGACAGCCGATCTGCAAATCACTCGAGAAACTTTGCGCGACAATCGGTTCCGCACTGCAAAACCGTACGATCGGTCGCCGTTCCGCACCATCCAGCGTCTGTTCGAGAAGACCAATCCCCGCGTGATCAATCCCGTCGAACCGCCGTCACTCCTGATGGTCGACGAACCCGACCATGCGCGCCTGCGCCGCCTGGTGTCGCGGGCCTTCACGCCGAAAGCCACCGACGGGCTTCGGCATCGCATCCACGACGTCGCCGACCGCTTGCTGAACGAACTCGACGACGGCAGCGGCGAATGCGATTTGGCGGTCGCCTACGCGTCCCGAATCCCCATCGAGATCATTGCGGACATGCTGGGAATTCCCCGCGCGGAGGCGCCCTACCTCTACGAAATGGGTGAAGCCATCTCCAAGTTGATCACCACCACCGCACCGTCGTGGCGGAACTTCCAGACCGCCGTCGCGGCGCTGCGCGAGCTTGAGGGCTACCTTGCCGCCCACATCGAGCGATTGCGCGGCGCAAGCGCCGATGACAGCATCCTGGCCGCCGTTGTCCAGGACACCGAACTCTCCGACTTCGAGGTCAGGACGTTCGCGGGCCTACTCCTCGGTGCCGGATTCCTCACTACCGCACATCAATTCGGCAATGCCGTCGTAGCACTGCTCAATCATCCCGACCAGCTGGCACGCCTCCAGGCCCATCCGGAGGGTTGGCCTAACGCCGTCGAGGAGATCCTGCGCTACGACTCGGTCTCCCAGATCGGAGTCAGAGTGGCGACGGAGGACGTTCTGGTCGACGGATACCCGGTGCAAAAGGGGACCGCCGTCTTCCAGCTCCTTGCCGGCGCCAATCGCGACCCAGCGGTGTTTGAACGCCCCGACCAATTCGACACGGCACGCGCCAACGCCCGTGATCACGTCAGTTTCGGCACCGGCAGTCACGTCTGCCTGGGTGCTCCGTTGGCGCGCATGGAACTGCAGATCGGCCTGGAGGCACTGTTCGCGCGGTTCCCCAATCTCGCTCTCGCGGGTACGCCGGCCACGAACGACAGCACGCTGCTGCGCGGAATCAGCTATCTCCCCGTCTCGCTCGCGCCGGCACCGGTCAGTCCGGGCTAG
- a CDS encoding GNAT family N-acetyltransferase gives MRMREWRGGDERQLPSLLEPDADPLWVAQFHTLHGPDRDGPEWRRTRVAVDAGDQMIGCATVAKSLLHSRWPCAVEVVPHARRLGVGTTLIETIRALPRDGAQPFSTKVRRRNTAAIAFVAAIGGREYQCSPGIVIDPRGAGVRRWVASRPLRNCRNLRDMDFAEVASAYAAVYEWIHEPWSPVTKKDLLLEVAAMEVGEVDRACSAGTWVDGRLSAVAFAFPSAQGFEVVAETMRPGEANGIDAVANAVALVLRSVASVSGSAVSFDSHVTDPHLQPVLAELPHASNDPLSLIEIA, from the coding sequence ATGCGGATGCGTGAGTGGCGTGGTGGCGACGAGCGGCAACTGCCGAGTCTGTTGGAGCCAGATGCGGACCCGCTGTGGGTGGCGCAGTTTCATACGCTCCACGGGCCTGATCGTGATGGCCCCGAATGGCGGCGTACCCGAGTCGCGGTCGATGCCGGCGACCAGATGATTGGGTGCGCGACGGTGGCCAAGAGTCTGCTGCACAGCCGCTGGCCGTGCGCCGTAGAGGTCGTTCCTCACGCTCGACGGCTCGGCGTCGGCACCACGCTGATCGAAACGATCAGAGCGTTACCTCGTGATGGGGCGCAGCCATTCTCGACCAAAGTACGCCGGCGCAACACTGCTGCAATCGCGTTCGTGGCGGCGATCGGCGGCCGCGAATACCAGTGCAGCCCTGGAATTGTCATCGATCCTCGCGGAGCCGGCGTGCGGCGATGGGTCGCGTCACGACCGCTCCGGAATTGCCGGAATCTGAGGGACATGGACTTCGCTGAGGTCGCGAGTGCATATGCCGCGGTCTATGAGTGGATTCATGAACCTTGGTCGCCGGTAACCAAAAAGGACCTACTGCTGGAAGTTGCGGCCATGGAGGTTGGAGAGGTCGATCGAGCGTGCAGCGCGGGAACGTGGGTTGACGGCCGACTTTCGGCAGTGGCATTCGCGTTTCCCTCAGCGCAGGGCTTTGAGGTGGTCGCCGAGACGATGCGGCCGGGCGAAGCCAACGGTATTGATGCGGTTGCGAACGCCGTTGCACTGGTGCTGCGGTCGGTTGCCAGCGTCAGCGGTAGTGCGGTGTCGTTTGATTCCCACGTCACCGACCCTCATCTACAGCCGGTACTGGCTGAGTTGCCTCATGCGAGCAACGATCCGCTAAGTCTCATCGAGATCGCATGA
- a CDS encoding uridine kinase — protein MTADVMQLVAARIPASDDGRCPRVGIDGPDGAGKTYFADELAALLRAQRRPVVRVSLDDFHNTRDVRYRRGRDSPEGFWADSYNYERFHIDVIAPFSPGGSRTYRTAAHDLATDAILNPVPRSAAPGTVLIVDGIFLHRNEFAATWDVSIFLDVPFVETARRMAQRDGTNPDPEHPSMRRYVEAQRRYFRECTPQQRATLLIDNSSIGRPVLLRG, from the coding sequence TTGACGGCCGACGTCATGCAATTGGTCGCTGCGCGCATACCCGCCTCCGACGACGGCCGCTGTCCGCGGGTTGGGATCGACGGACCGGACGGAGCCGGAAAGACTTACTTCGCAGACGAACTCGCGGCGCTGTTACGAGCGCAACGACGGCCCGTGGTTCGCGTCTCGCTCGACGACTTCCATAACACTCGGGACGTGCGCTACCGGCGCGGACGCGACTCTCCGGAGGGATTTTGGGCGGACTCATACAACTACGAACGCTTCCATATCGACGTGATCGCGCCATTCTCGCCGGGTGGATCACGGACGTACCGTACTGCCGCTCATGACCTCGCAACCGACGCGATTCTCAACCCAGTACCGAGATCAGCCGCGCCGGGAACCGTCCTCATCGTGGATGGAATCTTCCTGCACCGCAACGAATTCGCCGCGACTTGGGACGTGTCCATCTTCCTCGATGTTCCATTTGTTGAAACGGCGAGGCGGATGGCTCAACGAGACGGAACCAACCCGGATCCCGAACATCCCAGCATGCGACGCTACGTCGAAGCACAGCGGCGGTACTTCCGAGAATGCACGCCGCAGCAGCGGGCAACGCTACTGATCGACAACAGCTCAATCGGAAGGCCGGTGCTACTCCGCGGATGA
- a CDS encoding GNAT family N-acetyltransferase, whose product MATETGVRLRAATFGDEAFVVEMARHACVIEDRPLPDPEDDEVREMLPPRGVVPIIAEELGGSHVGAVWTYLSDPPLRVDAQGTPLRELCIGVVPGRRGSGVGGLLLDALFADLAPHFDTMCTNVHVRNPAKRLYERKGFRVVGQGNGPLGLAMVKALR is encoded by the coding sequence GTGGCCACCGAAACAGGAGTGCGGTTGCGCGCAGCGACCTTTGGCGACGAGGCCTTCGTCGTCGAGATGGCGCGCCATGCCTGCGTCATCGAGGACCGACCGCTCCCTGATCCCGAAGACGACGAAGTACGCGAGATGCTGCCACCTCGTGGCGTGGTGCCGATCATCGCCGAGGAACTCGGTGGTAGCCACGTCGGTGCCGTCTGGACGTATCTCAGCGATCCGCCGCTGCGTGTCGACGCGCAGGGAACACCGTTGCGCGAATTGTGTATCGGTGTCGTGCCGGGGCGGCGCGGCTCGGGTGTCGGCGGTTTGTTGTTGGACGCGCTGTTTGCCGATCTCGCACCACATTTCGACACGATGTGCACCAACGTCCATGTGCGTAATCCCGCCAAGCGACTTTACGAGCGCAAGGGTTTTCGCGTGGTCGGCCAAGGCAACGGGCCGCTCGGGCTCGCCATGGTGAAAGCTCTGCGTTGA
- a CDS encoding TIGR03560 family F420-dependent LLM class oxidoreductase has translation MRLSVSVTNFSWPEGPTAIRANLAAVAEFLDGTAVDTLWVADHLLQADPASRLDEPMLEAYTTLGFLAAKTSELRLGTLVTATTFRDPAVLIKAVTTLDVLSGGRAWLGLGAGYNADEARALGLFLPPTGERFDRMRELLQLARRMWDGDESPYEGSYYRAEHPIGRPRPIVRPPVLIGGTGERRTLRMVAEYADACNLFDIPNGDSMIRRQLDALGRHCDEIGRPRQEIEHTLTSALTPGESADQLVERCRKLAGLGIQHVVVIARGRPWTLSELDVVASAAALLKGD, from the coding sequence ATGAGACTCAGCGTCAGCGTCACCAACTTCTCGTGGCCGGAGGGACCAACCGCCATTCGCGCAAATCTCGCCGCCGTGGCTGAATTCCTCGACGGCACAGCCGTTGACACGCTCTGGGTGGCAGACCATCTGCTGCAGGCCGACCCTGCCAGCCGGCTGGATGAGCCGATGCTGGAGGCGTACACCACGCTCGGGTTCCTTGCCGCCAAAACCTCGGAGTTGCGGCTCGGCACCTTGGTCACCGCAACGACGTTCCGCGACCCGGCGGTGTTGATCAAAGCCGTCACCACTTTGGACGTATTATCCGGCGGGCGAGCATGGTTGGGGCTGGGTGCCGGCTATAACGCCGACGAAGCGCGAGCGCTCGGGCTGTTCCTGCCGCCGACTGGCGAACGATTCGACCGCATGCGCGAGTTGCTCCAGCTGGCCCGCCGAATGTGGGACGGCGACGAATCTCCGTACGAGGGTAGCTATTACCGCGCTGAACACCCCATCGGCAGGCCACGGCCGATCGTGCGGCCACCCGTTCTGATCGGCGGCACCGGTGAACGTCGTACCTTGCGCATGGTTGCGGAATACGCAGATGCCTGCAACCTGTTCGATATCCCGAACGGGGACAGCATGATTCGTCGTCAGCTCGACGCGCTCGGGCGGCATTGCGACGAGATCGGGCGGCCACGTCAGGAGATCGAACACACTCTCACTAGCGCATTGACTCCCGGTGAGTCCGCCGACCAGCTGGTCGAACGTTGCCGGAAACTGGCGGGTCTCGGCATTCAGCACGTCGTCGTGATCGCCCGCGGCCGGCCGTGGACGCTCTCCGAGCTCGACGTCGTGGCCAGTGCCGCGGCTCTGCTGAAGGGCGACTAG
- a CDS encoding MarR family winged helix-turn-helix transcriptional regulator: MSSASSAQQRGGVAFLLAQLGHHAAQLFAERLVAVKLTPPHAGILRMIATRPGLSQQELSGLLGLLPSRVVAYLDELESRGEVERRRNPTDRRLYALYLTKSGEKLMQTLSEIAREHEQELTSGLTSQQRKTLNELLATLADEQGLTPAVHPGFRQLGRRRDEKSTNR; this comes from the coding sequence ATGTCATCAGCTTCCAGCGCCCAGCAGCGGGGCGGTGTTGCGTTCCTGCTCGCCCAGCTCGGCCACCACGCCGCCCAGTTGTTCGCCGAACGCCTTGTGGCCGTGAAGCTGACGCCGCCACACGCCGGCATCTTGCGAATGATCGCCACCCGGCCGGGCCTCAGTCAGCAGGAACTGAGCGGGCTGCTGGGTCTGCTGCCCAGCCGGGTGGTCGCATACCTCGACGAACTCGAGTCACGAGGTGAGGTCGAGCGCCGGAGAAACCCGACCGACCGGCGTCTGTACGCGTTGTACCTGACCAAATCGGGCGAAAAGTTGATGCAGACGCTTTCGGAGATCGCTCGCGAGCACGAACAAGAGCTGACGTCCGGCTTGACCAGCCAACAACGCAAGACGCTCAACGAACTGCTCGCGACCCTCGCCGACGAGCAGGGCCTGACACCGGCGGTACACCCGGGCTTCCGTCAACTCGGCCGGCGGCGGGACGAAAAGTCAACCAACCGCTGA
- a CDS encoding serine hydrolase domain-containing protein: MAGLTEGSVDPAFTAVRDIFEASFADGQNWGAAVSIVIDGRPVVDLWGGVADTRTGRRWQRDTACVTFSCTKAVTATAALMVAERHGIDLEAPVVSWWPEYGAADKGETTSAHLLSHAAGLPAVERPVSIEQAADPELMAGLLAAQRPLWEPGSRHGYHAFTFGWLAGEIIRRHAKTTVGEYVRSNVSADLMIGASTAALDGIARTGFPDASEQQWATDTTTIPATTVARLVEAYRDPQSLFTRATANPPARYNHPDVLAAGWPASGLITTARALAEFYARLSAGELLRPETLDDAIRPRHSGSDAVLILDSSYGLGYMRPSQLFSFPQNAGPGAFGHPGAGGAFAFGDADNQLAFAFVPNLRRDALAGDRRAIDLIEATYAAL, from the coding sequence ATGGCAGGACTGACGGAGGGGAGCGTCGATCCCGCGTTCACCGCTGTGCGCGACATCTTCGAGGCAAGCTTCGCCGACGGACAGAACTGGGGCGCTGCCGTCTCGATCGTGATCGATGGCAGACCCGTGGTCGATCTGTGGGGCGGAGTGGCTGACACGCGCACTGGCCGACGCTGGCAGCGCGATACGGCGTGCGTCACCTTCTCGTGTACCAAGGCGGTAACCGCGACGGCCGCGCTGATGGTGGCGGAGCGCCACGGTATCGACCTGGAAGCGCCAGTGGTGAGTTGGTGGCCCGAGTACGGTGCGGCGGACAAGGGCGAAACCACGAGTGCGCATCTGCTGTCGCACGCGGCCGGCCTACCCGCTGTGGAGCGTCCCGTTTCGATCGAGCAGGCCGCCGATCCGGAACTGATGGCGGGTCTGCTCGCCGCTCAGCGTCCGTTGTGGGAGCCGGGATCGAGGCACGGCTATCACGCATTCACGTTCGGCTGGCTGGCCGGCGAGATCATTCGCCGGCACGCGAAAACCACTGTGGGCGAATATGTTCGATCGAACGTCAGTGCAGACCTCATGATCGGCGCCAGTACAGCCGCACTCGACGGTATCGCCCGCACCGGTTTCCCAGACGCGAGCGAACAGCAATGGGCAACGGACACAACCACAATCCCCGCGACGACGGTCGCACGGCTCGTCGAGGCTTATCGCGATCCACAATCCTTGTTCACCCGTGCCACCGCCAATCCGCCCGCGCGCTACAACCATCCCGACGTTCTGGCAGCTGGCTGGCCGGCGAGCGGATTGATAACCACCGCGCGCGCACTGGCCGAGTTCTACGCACGGCTGAGTGCCGGCGAGCTGTTGCGTCCGGAGACTCTGGACGACGCAATCCGTCCGCGGCACAGCGGGTCTGATGCTGTCTTGATCCTCGACTCCAGCTACGGACTGGGGTACATGCGACCGTCTCAGCTGTTCTCGTTTCCGCAGAATGCCGGACCTGGGGCATTCGGGCATCCCGGCGCGGGTGGCGCGTTCGCGTTCGGCGACGCCGATAATCAACTGGCGTTCGCGTTCGTGCCCAACCTACGTCGCGACGCGCTGGCCGGGGATCGCCGGGCCATCGATCTGATCGAAGCCACCTACGCCGCGTTGTGA